A stretch of Myroides oncorhynchi DNA encodes these proteins:
- the rny gene encoding ribonuclease Y, which translates to MEILMYIGVAAIIGAVVGFMVAKYLEKKLASSILSNAQNEAKTLIRDAKTDGEAIKKEKILQAKEKFIELKSEHEQVILGRDKKIAEAEKRTRDKESQISSELAKAKKANDEGEKKVAEYDQKLEIIEKKQEEVDRLHRSQVEQLEIISGLTAEEAKGQIIESLKTEAKANAMASIQETIEEAKLTAQQEAKKIIINTIQRIGTEEAVENCVSVFNIESDDVKGRIIGREGRNIRAIEAATGVEIIVDDTPEAIILSCFDPVRREIARLSLHRLVTDGRIHPARIEEVVAKTTKQIEEEIIEIGKRTVIDLGIHGLHPELIKIIGRMKYRSSYGQNLLQHSREVAKLCGLMAAELGLNVKLAKRAGLLHDIGKVPETESELPHAILGMQWAEKYGEKPEVCNAIGAHHDEIEMTTLIAPIIQVCDAISGARPGARRQVLDSYIQRLKDLESIANEFNGVKNAYAIQAGRELRVIVESEKVTDEMAATLSFDISQKIQTEMTYPGQVKITVIRETRAINIAK; encoded by the coding sequence ATGGAAATACTAATGTACATTGGGGTAGCAGCAATAATAGGTGCTGTAGTAGGCTTCATGGTAGCGAAGTACCTAGAGAAGAAACTAGCTTCCTCAATATTGTCTAACGCTCAGAATGAGGCAAAAACGCTAATACGCGATGCCAAGACAGATGGAGAAGCAATAAAAAAAGAGAAAATATTACAAGCTAAAGAGAAGTTTATAGAGTTAAAGTCTGAACATGAACAAGTAATCTTAGGGCGTGATAAGAAAATCGCAGAAGCAGAAAAAAGAACTAGAGATAAAGAATCTCAAATTTCTAGCGAATTAGCGAAAGCTAAGAAAGCGAATGATGAAGGAGAGAAAAAAGTAGCTGAATATGATCAGAAACTTGAAATTATTGAGAAAAAGCAAGAAGAAGTAGATAGACTTCACCGTTCTCAAGTAGAACAGCTAGAGATTATCTCAGGATTAACTGCTGAAGAAGCTAAGGGACAAATCATAGAAAGTCTTAAAACAGAAGCTAAAGCAAATGCTATGGCATCTATTCAAGAAACTATCGAAGAAGCTAAACTTACTGCTCAACAAGAAGCAAAAAAGATTATTATTAATACTATCCAACGTATTGGTACAGAAGAAGCTGTCGAAAACTGTGTATCAGTATTTAACATTGAATCTGATGATGTAAAAGGTAGAATTATTGGTAGAGAAGGTAGAAACATTAGAGCTATAGAGGCTGCTACAGGTGTAGAAATCATCGTAGATGACACTCCAGAAGCAATCATCTTATCTTGTTTTGATCCTGTAAGAAGAGAAATAGCACGTCTATCTCTACATAGATTAGTAACAGATGGACGTATTCACCCTGCTCGTATCGAAGAAGTTGTAGCAAAAACTACAAAACAAATCGAAGAAGAGATTATTGAGATTGGAAAGAGAACTGTTATTGATTTAGGTATTCATGGATTACACCCTGAGTTAATAAAAATTATAGGTAGAATGAAGTATCGTTCTTCTTATGGACAAAACTTACTACAACACTCACGTGAAGTAGCTAAATTATGTGGCCTTATGGCAGCAGAGCTTGGCTTAAATGTTAAGTTAGCTAAAAGAGCTGGATTGCTTCACGATATCGGTAAAGTTCCAGAAACAGAAAGTGAATTACCACACGCAATTTTAGGTATGCAATGGGCTGAGAAGTACGGAGAGAAACCTGAAGTATGTAATGCTATCGGTGCTCACCACGACGAAATAGAAATGACTACGCTGATCGCCCCTATCATCCAAGTATGTGATGCTATATCAGGTGCTAGACCAGGTGCTAGACGTCAAGTATTAGATTCATACATCCAACGTTTAAAAGACTTAGAAAGTATTGCTAATGAGTTTAACGGGGTTAAGAATGCTTATGCTATACAAGCTGGACGTGAATTACGTGTTATCGTAGAAAGTGAAAAAGTAACTGATGAAATGGCAGCTACTCTATCGTTCGACATTTCACAAAAGATCCAAACTGAAATGACTTACCCAGGTCAAGTGAAGATCACTGTAATTAGAGAAACTAGAGCAATAAATATTGCTAAATAA
- a CDS encoding cell division protein ZapA, giving the protein MSQKDEQLKIKLSIADRVYPLTVAYSQEEGLRSASKKIDLMIHQFEENYAVRDKQDVLAMCALQFASQNEQKTIDTTDSYNKAVERLIRLDEALDRVLSKKI; this is encoded by the coding sequence ATGAGTCAAAAAGATGAACAATTAAAAATTAAACTATCTATCGCTGATAGAGTTTATCCTCTAACAGTAGCCTATTCTCAAGAAGAAGGACTGAGATCCGCTTCTAAGAAGATAGATTTAATGATACATCAATTTGAAGAAAACTATGCTGTAAGAGATAAGCAAGATGTTCTGGCAATGTGTGCACTACAATTTGCATCACAAAATGAACAGAAGACAATTGATACGACAGACAGTTATAATAAAGCTGTAGAGCGTTTAATCAGACTGGATGAGGCTTTAGATCGTGTACTCTCGAAGAAAATATAA
- a CDS encoding M23 family metallopeptidase, with protein MKVKILAGVFLSAFSSFVSAQNSESFDSPLNISIHASGNFGELRGTHFHTGLDIKTQQRIGLPVYAPADGFVSRIKVSTWGYGKALYIDHPNGQTTVYGHLDSYAGDIGSLVLNRHYAEKNFEIEIFPKKNELTVKKGQIIAYTGNTGGSGGPHLHYEIRDTKTQNIINPLKEGMSKLLTDTQAPTINGLYVYPVGDNAVANESESPSQLSYITQKDGTLLSSGVKASGDISFGIDIHDTANFNTNKNGVYMVETSVNGKALFSYKFDSFSFSETGYVNALIDYERYLSTKKKVQKLFFEKPYSLSVLSVDVNKGVFNIKSGENYNYTVVLSDYHGNKTTIVIPVEHSSATAKTKKVKPKGEFKINSDRDYIFERKNVTVSIPIKTFYNDFLMDMSVEDDVLKLHKPIVPLAKSLLITFDTSTMNISNRDKAFIGRVDGGKRDYFRTAKKGNIWTIYAKSFGDYKILIDEKAPTIEKPSFTEGQWLSTASEISFIVRDDMSGISTINGYINGNWILLDYDYKTRKIIHKFSDNKVVSGRNDVIIKVKDNVGNEGIFESHFFRE; from the coding sequence ATGAAAGTTAAAATACTTGCTGGAGTATTCCTTAGTGCATTTAGCAGTTTTGTGTCTGCTCAGAATTCAGAATCATTTGATAGTCCTCTTAATATTTCTATTCATGCATCTGGTAATTTTGGAGAACTTAGGGGCACACATTTCCACACTGGATTAGATATAAAAACCCAACAGCGTATAGGATTGCCTGTCTATGCTCCAGCTGATGGATTTGTATCTCGTATAAAAGTGTCTACTTGGGGATATGGTAAGGCATTGTATATTGATCATCCTAATGGTCAGACTACAGTATATGGACATCTTGATTCTTATGCTGGAGATATTGGAAGTTTAGTATTAAACAGACATTATGCTGAAAAGAATTTTGAAATCGAGATTTTTCCTAAAAAGAATGAGTTGACTGTAAAAAAAGGACAGATTATCGCATATACTGGTAATACTGGAGGATCTGGTGGACCTCATTTGCATTATGAAATTAGAGATACTAAAACTCAAAATATTATAAATCCTCTAAAAGAGGGAATGAGTAAGTTATTGACAGATACACAAGCTCCTACTATAAATGGATTATATGTGTATCCAGTGGGGGATAATGCAGTTGCTAATGAGAGTGAATCTCCTAGTCAGCTATCTTATATTACGCAAAAGGATGGTACTTTGTTAAGTAGTGGAGTTAAAGCGAGTGGAGATATTAGTTTTGGTATTGATATTCACGATACAGCTAATTTTAATACAAATAAGAACGGTGTATATATGGTGGAAACATCTGTAAATGGTAAAGCTTTGTTCTCTTACAAGTTTGATTCTTTTTCATTTTCAGAAACGGGTTACGTGAATGCCTTAATAGACTATGAACGTTATCTGTCAACCAAAAAGAAAGTACAAAAACTGTTCTTTGAAAAACCATATAGTTTGTCAGTATTATCAGTTGATGTAAACAAAGGTGTTTTTAATATAAAAAGTGGAGAGAATTATAATTATACTGTAGTATTGTCTGATTATCATGGAAACAAAACTACGATTGTTATTCCTGTAGAGCACTCTAGTGCTACAGCTAAGACTAAAAAAGTGAAACCTAAGGGAGAGTTTAAAATTAACTCTGACAGAGATTATATCTTTGAAAGAAAGAATGTAACTGTAAGTATTCCTATCAAGACATTCTATAATGATTTCTTAATGGATATGTCAGTTGAAGATGATGTGCTAAAATTGCATAAACCTATAGTGCCATTAGCGAAGAGCTTGTTGATTACTTTTGATACTTCTACAATGAATATTTCTAATCGAGATAAAGCATTTATTGGTAGGGTAGACGGAGGTAAAAGAGATTATTTTAGGACTGCAAAAAAAGGAAATATTTGGACTATTTATGCCAAAAGCTTTGGCGATTATAAGATATTGATTGATGAAAAGGCTCCAACTATTGAGAAGCCAAGTTTTACAGAAGGACAATGGTTGAGTACTGCATCTGAGATATCTTTTATAGTAAGAGATGATATGTCTGGTATATCTACTATCAATGGATATATCAATGGGAACTGGATATTGTTAGATTATGATTATAAAACGCGTAAAATCATACATAAATTTAGCGACAACAAAGTTGTTTCAGGACGTAATGATGTCATTATAAAAGTAAAAGATAATGTTGGAAATGAGGGAATATTTGAGTCTCATTTTTTTAGAGAATAG
- a CDS encoding SRPBCC domain-containing protein produces the protein MKLETSIHIQANKKEVWNILMDFENYAQWNPFIKSIRGTANIGMALEIELPTMKFKPIVHTYKTEEFFSWKGKLFIRGIFDGHHQFELKELDEHNCLFIHKEEFSGILIPLLKKQLNTSTLLGFIAMNKSLKEKAENSINNHNIL, from the coding sequence ATGAAATTAGAAACAAGCATACACATCCAGGCAAACAAGAAAGAGGTTTGGAATATTCTTATGGATTTTGAGAATTACGCTCAATGGAATCCTTTTATCAAATCCATTCGAGGGACAGCAAACATAGGTATGGCTTTAGAAATAGAACTTCCAACAATGAAATTTAAGCCAATTGTCCATACCTACAAAACAGAAGAATTCTTTAGCTGGAAGGGAAAATTATTTATCCGAGGGATATTTGATGGTCACCATCAGTTTGAACTAAAAGAACTAGATGAACACAACTGTCTATTTATTCATAAAGAGGAATTTTCTGGAATTCTAATTCCTCTTTTAAAAAAACAATTAAACACAAGTACTTTACTTGGATTTATAGCGATGAATAAATCGTTAAAAGAGAAAGCAGAAAATTCGATAAATAATCACAATATCTTATAA
- the cobC gene encoding alpha-ribazole phosphatase, which produces MEIYVIRHTKVDVPPGYCYGQTDVNLLNDYPDEVNLLKKRIPTDIDVVITSPLKRCTFIADSLSQQYSTDNRLQEMNFGTWEMTKWDEIPKEQVQNWMDNITQVCPPYGENLLSVQERVSSFLDDLRNKKYQKVLLVTHAGPIRCIWNYILQTPLSNTFKLPIGFGEVLHFNLGETAHDDFIIKKE; this is translated from the coding sequence ATGGAAATTTATGTAATACGACATACGAAAGTAGATGTGCCTCCAGGGTATTGCTATGGTCAGACAGATGTAAACTTGTTAAATGACTACCCTGATGAGGTCAATCTATTAAAAAAAAGGATACCTACTGATATAGATGTAGTTATCACAAGCCCATTAAAACGATGCACATTTATTGCTGATAGTTTATCACAACAGTATTCAACAGATAATCGTTTGCAGGAAATGAATTTTGGAACTTGGGAAATGACTAAATGGGATGAAATCCCCAAAGAGCAAGTGCAAAACTGGATGGACAATATAACACAAGTTTGTCCACCTTATGGCGAAAACTTGTTAAGTGTACAAGAAAGAGTATCTTCTTTCTTAGATGATTTGAGAAATAAGAAATATCAGAAAGTACTCTTAGTAACTCATGCTGGTCCTATACGATGTATATGGAACTACATCTTACAGACTCCTCTAAGCAATACTTTTAAGTTACCTATAGGTTTCGGAGAAGTGTTACACTTCAATTTAGGCGAAACTGCCCACGATGATTTTATCATAAAAAAGGAATAA
- a CDS encoding adenosylcobinamide-GDP ribazoletransferase, with amino-acid sequence MIKRELTYFLTAIMFFTRIPIPFKIPYSHEIMNKSQKYFPLIGYIVGAMSVLIYFCASYLFSEEIAIVLSIIGTVLLTGAFHEDGFTDICDSFGGGYGKEKIMTIMKDSRIGAYGVIGIVLLLLLKVLALTELAHLSTTLLLTTMLNGHVTSRFHAATTIYTHKYVRDTDDSKSKPMANKKLRYNSLFFSFIITLIPYLLFDNWLFISAFFISYIGKIYLTTYFKKHIGGYTGDCLGTIQQVCEVLFYLTTLTLWKFM; translated from the coding sequence ATGATAAAAAGAGAATTGACTTATTTTCTCACAGCTATCATGTTCTTTACTAGGATACCTATTCCATTTAAGATACCTTATAGCCATGAGATTATGAACAAGTCACAGAAGTACTTTCCACTTATCGGTTATATCGTTGGGGCAATGTCTGTACTCATCTATTTCTGTGCATCATACTTATTCTCTGAAGAGATAGCAATAGTATTATCTATCATAGGAACTGTATTACTTACAGGAGCATTTCACGAAGATGGATTCACAGATATATGTGACTCTTTCGGAGGAGGATACGGCAAAGAGAAGATTATGACTATTATGAAAGACAGCCGCATTGGGGCTTATGGAGTAATCGGTATCGTCTTATTATTACTATTAAAGGTTTTGGCATTAACTGAGTTGGCTCATTTATCTACGACACTCCTCTTGACAACTATGCTCAATGGACATGTAACAAGTAGATTTCATGCTGCAACTACAATTTACACACATAAATATGTCAGAGATACTGATGATAGTAAGTCTAAACCAATGGCAAATAAAAAACTTAGATATAATTCATTGTTTTTTTCATTTATCATTACGTTGATCCCCTATCTTTTATTTGATAATTGGTTATTCATCAGTGCATTTTTTATTAGCTACATTGGAAAAATATACTTAACTACATACTTTAAAAAACATATAGGCGGATATACAGGAGACTGCTTAGGCACTATCCAGCAAGTATGTGAAGTTCTATTCTACTTAACAACACTAACACTATGGAAATTTATGTAA
- the cobT gene encoding nicotinate-nucleotide--dimethylbenzimidazole phosphoribosyltransferase produces MNIKEQLQRKIDLKTKPLKALGLLEKIAYKIGNVQNTLTPKLTNPTIVVFAADHGLAKEGVSAYPSEVTYQMVLNFLSEGAAINVFCKQNNIDLKIVDAGVNKSFTPHPNLIEAKAGFGTNNMISGNAMTKQELDFCFESGAKIVKDIAVKGTNIIGFGEMGIGNTSSASLLMSSILELPIDRCVGRGTGLDDNGLQRKKTILASILETHPKPKDAKEALLEFGGFEIAQICAAMLEAYKQGMVILVDGFIASSAFLCASNLESNIIDNAIFCHKSDEIGHQLLLRSFEEQAILNMNLRLGEGTGCALAYPLIQNAIAFLNEMASFESANVSNK; encoded by the coding sequence ATGAATATAAAAGAACAATTACAAAGAAAAATAGACTTAAAGACAAAACCACTTAAAGCTTTAGGGCTATTGGAGAAAATAGCATACAAAATAGGTAATGTCCAAAATACTTTAACACCAAAACTAACAAATCCTACTATTGTTGTGTTTGCAGCAGACCACGGTCTTGCTAAAGAAGGTGTAAGCGCCTATCCAAGTGAAGTAACCTATCAAATGGTACTAAATTTCCTGTCGGAAGGAGCTGCCATTAATGTTTTTTGTAAACAAAATAATATCGATTTAAAAATAGTAGATGCAGGAGTTAACAAATCATTTACCCCTCATCCTAATTTAATTGAAGCTAAAGCAGGATTTGGAACTAATAATATGATTTCGGGAAATGCAATGACAAAACAAGAACTTGATTTTTGTTTTGAATCAGGTGCTAAAATAGTAAAGGACATTGCGGTTAAAGGCACCAATATTATCGGTTTTGGCGAAATGGGTATTGGCAATACTTCGTCTGCATCATTATTGATGAGTTCAATATTAGAATTGCCTATAGACCGATGTGTAGGCAGAGGTACTGGATTAGATGATAATGGACTACAACGCAAAAAAACAATTTTAGCATCCATACTAGAGACGCATCCTAAACCTAAAGATGCTAAAGAAGCCCTACTAGAATTTGGGGGTTTTGAAATTGCGCAAATATGTGCTGCAATGCTAGAAGCTTATAAACAAGGTATGGTTATATTAGTAGATGGATTTATAGCTTCTAGTGCTTTTCTATGTGCATCTAATTTAGAGTCTAACATCATAGACAATGCGATTTTCTGTCATAAATCAGATGAGATAGGGCATCAGTTATTACTTCGTTCATTCGAAGAACAAGCTATACTAAACATGAATCTACGTTTAGGAGAAGGTACTGGCTGTGCACTTGCCTACCCTTTAATACAAAATGCTATTGCATTTCTAAATGAAATGGCGAGCTTCGAATCTGCTAATGTTTCTAATAAATGA
- a CDS encoding Crp/Fnr family transcriptional regulator, with translation MTKLSQQLQRSLQLSTQEVKVAEDLFVPIKFDKGEILISDLSKNCHLYYILEGYVRVYTLMDGKEVTQWIGSPNYFITDLSTWIFNTPIKWTIEAITPVKAIYITQKNYHLLSSQVNNWLEKERFFIGHCFEQMEVRILEFLTLTAEQRYLSFFKQSGSLFNEVPHQYIASMLGMSPETLSRLRNKTL, from the coding sequence ATGACTAAACTATCTCAACAACTACAGCGGTCTCTGCAACTATCAACGCAAGAAGTTAAGGTAGCGGAGGACTTATTCGTTCCCATTAAGTTTGACAAAGGAGAAATACTAATCTCTGATCTATCTAAAAACTGTCATCTCTATTACATTTTAGAAGGATATGTAAGAGTCTATACATTAATGGATGGAAAAGAAGTAACACAGTGGATAGGTAGCCCTAATTATTTTATCACCGACTTATCTACCTGGATATTCAATACTCCTATTAAGTGGACCATCGAAGCAATTACTCCAGTAAAAGCTATTTACATAACTCAAAAGAATTATCATCTCCTTTCTTCACAAGTAAACAATTGGCTAGAGAAGGAACGTTTCTTTATAGGTCATTGTTTTGAGCAGATGGAAGTCCGAATTTTAGAATTTCTAACCTTAACAGCAGAACAACGGTACTTATCTTTCTTTAAGCAATCAGGATCCTTATTTAATGAAGTTCCCCATCAATACATTGCATCTATGTTAGGAATGAGCCCAGAAACTCTAAGCAGACTCAGAAACAAAACATTATAA
- a CDS encoding DUF4369 domain-containing protein: MKKIICALFLAIGASFVSCNKEDAKGNLTVTGNVDGFKQGKLYLYQIQDTVFKAIDSLTVNGNSTFKFSLNIDSPEVFFLTLDRGHSTSQDNQIMFFAEPGQMTINTSLKNFYNDAKITGSKNQEVYDDYVKTRALIIDRQNSLLVDIFNADKENNNVKKDSLNNLSKKLTIRKYLNAVNYAITHKDADASPYIALTDLYDANTKLLDTIYNSLSQEVLNRKYGKQLDQYIKERKAAEAEITTQNNTSTEAQQ, translated from the coding sequence ATGAAAAAAATTATCTGTGCTCTTTTCTTAGCTATCGGGGCTTCATTTGTATCTTGTAATAAAGAAGATGCTAAAGGTAACCTTACTGTAACAGGTAATGTTGATGGTTTTAAACAAGGTAAACTTTACCTTTATCAAATACAAGATACTGTATTTAAAGCAATCGACTCTCTAACAGTAAATGGCAACTCTACCTTTAAGTTTTCACTTAATATAGATTCTCCTGAAGTATTCTTTTTAACCTTAGATAGAGGTCATTCTACTTCACAAGACAATCAAATTATGTTCTTTGCAGAACCAGGTCAAATGACTATTAACACTTCTCTTAAGAACTTCTATAATGATGCAAAAATTACAGGTTCTAAAAATCAAGAAGTTTATGATGATTATGTAAAGACTCGCGCTCTTATTATAGATAGACAAAATAGTCTTCTAGTAGATATCTTTAATGCTGATAAGGAGAATAACAATGTAAAAAAAGATAGTTTAAACAATCTATCCAAAAAGCTTACTATTCGAAAATATCTAAATGCTGTGAATTATGCTATAACGCATAAAGATGCTGATGCAAGCCCTTACATTGCTTTAACAGACCTATATGATGCAAACACTAAACTGTTAGATACAATTTATAATTCTTTATCACAAGAGGTATTAAACCGCAAGTATGGTAAACAGCTAGACCAATACATCAAAGAAAGAAAAGCTGCAGAAGCTGAGATTACAACACAAAATAATACTTCTACAGAAGCTCAACAATAA
- a CDS encoding YbaB/EbfC family nucleoid-associated protein, which produces MFGDLMGMMGKLQETQAKIEETKKRLDTVLIDDQSNDGLLKVTLTANRTIRSLSISDELMEDREQLEDYLIIVLNRAIEKASDINEAELAAAAKDGMPNIPGLDLFK; this is translated from the coding sequence ATGTTTGGAGACTTAATGGGAATGATGGGTAAGCTACAAGAAACCCAAGCTAAAATAGAGGAAACTAAAAAGAGATTAGATACCGTATTAATAGATGATCAAAGCAATGATGGTCTTCTAAAAGTAACCTTAACTGCTAATAGAACAATTCGATCATTATCTATCTCTGATGAACTAATGGAAGATAGAGAGCAACTAGAGGACTACCTAATCATAGTTCTAAATCGCGCCATAGAGAAAGCATCAGATATCAATGAAGCTGAGCTTGCTGCTGCTGCAAAAGATGGTATGCCAAATATTCCAGGACTTGACCTTTTTAAATAA
- a CDS encoding GNAT family N-acetyltransferase, producing MKEEFVTLDVNKNADTKRFELTVDSYTAFIDYAEEGKVIQLIHTESPEELAGRGVATALIEKSLMYIEDNGYELFPLCPLVYAYIKRHPEWKRIVSKVFPAYDKL from the coding sequence ATGAAAGAGGAATTTGTAACTTTAGACGTAAATAAAAATGCTGATACGAAGCGTTTTGAGTTGACAGTCGATAGCTATACTGCATTTATCGATTATGCAGAAGAAGGTAAAGTCATTCAGCTTATTCATACAGAGAGTCCAGAAGAGTTAGCTGGTAGAGGTGTGGCAACTGCTTTAATCGAGAAGAGTTTAATGTATATTGAGGATAACGGCTATGAGTTATTCCCACTGTGTCCTTTAGTCTACGCATATATTAAGCGCCATCCTGAGTGGAAGCGCATCGTCTCTAAGGTATTCCCAGCGTATGATAAATTATAA
- a CDS encoding NADPH-dependent FMN reductase, with translation MKILGFAASTSSTSINKKLVEFTLPIFPEGELEVIDLNDYPVPLFSVDQEKLGFPEGANRFLEKIKESDAIICSMSEHNRNWTAAFKNLFDWCSRKELKLWQNKPMFVMSTSPGGYGGQNSLNIAKTVFPQFGGQLIDTFALPKYYENFDEVNGIVNAELLTELKEKIAKFRGGL, from the coding sequence ATGAAAATATTAGGATTTGCTGCAAGTACATCAAGTACTTCGATTAATAAGAAGTTAGTAGAATTTACCCTACCTATATTTCCTGAAGGAGAGCTTGAGGTAATTGATTTAAATGACTATCCAGTACCCTTGTTCTCAGTAGATCAAGAGAAGTTAGGATTCCCTGAAGGAGCTAACCGTTTTTTAGAGAAGATAAAAGAGTCAGATGCTATTATCTGTTCAATGTCTGAGCACAATCGAAACTGGACAGCAGCTTTTAAAAATCTATTTGATTGGTGTTCTCGCAAGGAGTTAAAGTTATGGCAGAACAAACCAATGTTCGTGATGTCGACTTCTCCTGGTGGATATGGAGGACAGAACTCACTGAATATCGCCAAGACGGTATTTCCACAGTTTGGAGGTCAGCTTATAGATACATTCGCATTGCCTAAATACTATGAGAACTTCGATGAGGTCAACGGTATTGTCAATGCTGAATTATTAACAGAATTAAAAGAGAAAATAGCAAAGTTTAGAGGGGGACTATAG
- a CDS encoding winged helix-turn-helix transcriptional regulator has translation MKKIIPNEPSCPVDYAFRRIGGKYKGRILWYLHVKNIMRYGELRKALSDITPKMLTQALRELEEDHIVHREAYQELPPRVEYSLTDTGRELMPFIKHLKQWAEKQIEKEQIITNVN, from the coding sequence ATGAAAAAAATAATCCCTAACGAACCTTCTTGTCCTGTTGACTACGCTTTTAGAAGAATAGGTGGCAAGTATAAAGGTCGTATCTTATGGTACCTCCATGTAAAGAATATTATGAGGTATGGAGAACTGAGAAAAGCGCTATCCGATATTACCCCTAAGATGCTTACTCAAGCTCTTCGCGAATTAGAAGAGGATCATATCGTACACAGAGAAGCTTATCAAGAGCTACCTCCACGCGTAGAATATTCACTTACGGATACAGGTAGAGAGCTTATGCCGTTTATAAAACACTTAAAACAATGGGCTGAGAAACAAATAGAGAAGGAACAAATAATAACTAATGTAAACTAA
- a CDS encoding NADP-dependent oxidoreductase: protein MKAIVLNQAGSVDNLILTEVALPTIKSNEVLVQVKAIGINPVDVKSRAYEGVKQWIFGKKDAVILGWDIAGVVIELGSEVTKFKIGDKVSGMINFFGVGDGYAEYVGAYATHLSLVPPNVTLKEGAAIAMVGSTAYQALVDVAKVKQGDKVLVHAASGGVGHIAVQIAKAKGAHVIGTSSAKNKAFVMSLGADEHIDYTSEQLVDKVEAVDVVIDTIQGDTLLESIKVVKQGGMIVTLPSPEISEEVLALAKECEVSIVFMMVESKEVTVEAVAQLMSEGLVKVHINEEFSFEDMAKAHLTVETNRVVGKVVVTL, encoded by the coding sequence ATGAAAGCAATCGTATTAAACCAAGCAGGTAGTGTAGATAATCTGATATTAACTGAAGTAGCATTACCAACTATAAAATCAAATGAAGTATTAGTACAAGTAAAAGCTATAGGTATCAATCCTGTAGATGTAAAGTCAAGAGCGTATGAGGGTGTGAAACAATGGATATTCGGTAAGAAGGATGCTGTGATACTTGGATGGGATATAGCAGGTGTGGTGATAGAACTAGGAAGTGAAGTGACTAAATTTAAGATAGGAGATAAGGTGAGTGGTATGATTAACTTCTTCGGTGTGGGTGATGGCTATGCAGAGTATGTAGGAGCTTATGCTACACACCTTAGTTTAGTACCTCCCAATGTTACTTTAAAAGAAGGAGCTGCTATAGCGATGGTGGGAAGTACTGCTTATCAAGCATTAGTAGATGTGGCAAAAGTAAAACAAGGAGATAAAGTATTAGTACACGCTGCATCAGGTGGTGTAGGACATATAGCAGTACAGATCGCTAAGGCAAAAGGAGCTCATGTAATAGGCACGTCTTCTGCTAAGAATAAAGCTTTCGTGATGTCATTAGGAGCTGATGAGCATATCGATTATACGAGTGAGCAATTAGTAGATAAGGTGGAGGCAGTAGATGTGGTAATAGATACGATACAAGGTGATACACTGTTAGAATCTATAAAAGTGGTTAAACAAGGAGGAATGATAGTGACATTACCTTCTCCTGAGATTAGCGAAGAGGTTTTAGCATTAGCTAAAGAGTGCGAGGTAAGTATTGTGTTTATGATGGTGGAGTCTAAAGAGGTGACAGTAGAAGCAGTAGCTCAACTAATGTCAGAAGGATTAGTGAAAGTACATATTAATGAGGAGTTCTCTTTTGAGGATATGGCTAAGGCTCACTTGACAGTGGAGACAAATAGAGTAGTGGGAAAAGTAGTGGTGACGTTGTAG